One Longimicrobium sp. DNA window includes the following coding sequences:
- a CDS encoding HEPN domain-containing protein — MRQHRIDRLIEARNLEPVPADDAEVAAIWSAALREWADASVPGLSVAGAFIHVYQAAFRAASAAVRAAGYRQRGAVGGHHHVSFYALGALGDEDLERIADTMQGIRGGRHSALYGDEEELEPEDLEKARRTVSALLERVHRWLLDARPALKGGLAAPPSS; from the coding sequence ATGAGGCAGCACCGCATCGACCGCCTGATCGAGGCGCGCAATCTGGAGCCGGTGCCCGCGGACGACGCCGAGGTGGCGGCGATCTGGAGTGCCGCGCTCCGCGAGTGGGCGGACGCCTCTGTGCCCGGCCTGAGCGTGGCGGGCGCGTTCATCCACGTCTACCAGGCGGCATTCCGTGCGGCGAGCGCCGCCGTCCGCGCGGCGGGGTACCGGCAGCGAGGGGCTGTCGGGGGGCACCATCATGTGAGTTTCTACGCCCTCGGCGCGCTCGGTGACGAGGACCTGGAGCGCATTGCCGATACGATGCAGGGGATTCGCGGCGGACGCCATTCCGCGCTGTATGGGGATGAGGAGGAGTTGGAGCCGGAAGATCTGGAGAAGGCGCGGCGTACGGTCTCGGCGCTTCTGGAGCGGGTCCATCGATGGTTGCTCGATGCCAGGCCGGCCCTGAAAGGCGGGCTTGCAGCACCTCCGTCATCCTGA
- a CDS encoding nucleotidyltransferase domain-containing protein, which produces MIRSEESAGFPGLGEVLASPAFARLVLHFALHGDEPEHVRALQRRSGLSMSSLSRELRRLEGRGLVEREETGGRVLYRTAETHPGWAGLRQLIRHFADPAEVVEEAIAGVEGIEAAFVYGSFARGDARADSDIDVLVVGDEASEARLGREVAGASVLLGRPVEIRSYTRDRLDRQIAAGNAVLRRILAGPKRWIVGDEDRLGMVPA; this is translated from the coding sequence ATGATTCGATCTGAAGAAAGCGCTGGATTTCCGGGCCTGGGTGAAGTGCTGGCATCGCCCGCCTTCGCGCGGCTGGTGCTGCACTTCGCGCTGCACGGAGACGAGCCGGAGCACGTGCGCGCCCTCCAGCGGCGCTCCGGGCTGTCGATGAGCTCGCTCTCGCGCGAGCTGCGGCGGCTGGAGGGGCGCGGGCTGGTCGAGCGGGAGGAGACGGGCGGGCGCGTGCTCTACCGCACCGCCGAGACGCACCCGGGCTGGGCGGGGCTGCGGCAGCTCATCCGCCACTTCGCCGATCCCGCCGAGGTGGTGGAGGAGGCGATCGCGGGGGTGGAGGGGATCGAGGCGGCGTTCGTCTACGGCTCGTTCGCGCGGGGCGATGCGCGCGCCGACAGCGACATCGACGTCCTGGTCGTGGGCGATGAGGCGTCGGAGGCGCGGCTGGGGCGCGAGGTGGCCGGGGCCTCGGTGCTGCTCGGGCGGCCGGTGGAGATCCGGAGCTACACTCGCGACCGGCTCGACCGCCAGATCGCGGCGGGCAACGCCGTCCTCAGGCGCATCCTGGCCGGCCCCAAGCGCTGGATCGTGGGCGACGAGGACCGGCTCGGAATGGTGCCGGCATGA
- a CDS encoding NAD-dependent epimerase/dehydratase family protein gives MATTGRRVLVTGGAGFIGSHVAAAFLRRGDEVVVLDNLVHGSRGRVPAGADFVEMDVRDPAMEMLVREGRFDVVDLHAAQIDVRDSVARPRHDAGVNVDGLLNVLEAVRAAERGRVVFASSGGAVYGDARTRPTPEGAGKRPESPYGVGKLAGEQYLHCFHRTHGLDYVALRYANVYGPGQDPFGEGGVVAVFCSRLAEGSPLTIYGDGEQTRDYVHVADVVRANLIAADAALPRGASVDSRAFNVGTGSQTSVNALASVLMHAAGAPALVKRAAARPGEVRRSALSAEKLRRLGWRPEVSLEQGLRETWEWVRTQSAPAPEPAAAPAHRVHRRATAGVG, from the coding sequence ATGGCTACAACGGGACGGCGCGTGCTGGTGACGGGTGGGGCGGGCTTCATCGGGTCGCACGTGGCCGCCGCCTTCCTGCGCCGGGGCGACGAGGTGGTGGTGCTGGACAACCTGGTGCACGGCTCGCGCGGCCGGGTTCCCGCCGGCGCGGACTTCGTGGAGATGGACGTCCGCGACCCGGCGATGGAGATGCTGGTGCGCGAGGGGCGCTTCGACGTGGTGGACCTGCACGCGGCGCAGATCGACGTGCGCGACTCGGTGGCGCGCCCCCGCCACGACGCCGGGGTGAACGTGGACGGGCTGCTGAACGTGCTGGAGGCGGTGCGCGCGGCGGAGCGGGGGCGGGTGGTGTTCGCCTCGTCGGGCGGCGCGGTGTACGGCGACGCGCGCACGCGGCCCACCCCCGAGGGCGCCGGCAAGCGGCCCGAGAGCCCGTACGGCGTGGGGAAGCTGGCCGGCGAGCAGTACCTGCACTGCTTCCACCGCACGCACGGGCTGGACTACGTGGCCCTGCGCTACGCGAACGTCTACGGACCCGGGCAGGACCCGTTCGGCGAGGGCGGCGTGGTGGCCGTCTTCTGCTCGCGCCTGGCCGAGGGCTCGCCGCTCACCATCTACGGCGACGGCGAGCAGACGCGCGACTACGTGCACGTGGCCGACGTGGTGCGCGCCAACCTGATCGCCGCGGATGCCGCCCTTCCGCGCGGCGCCTCGGTGGATTCGCGCGCCTTCAACGTGGGCACCGGCAGCCAGACCAGCGTGAACGCGCTGGCCTCGGTGCTGATGCACGCCGCCGGCGCCCCCGCGCTGGTGAAGCGCGCCGCCGCCCGGCCGGGCGAGGTGCGGCGCTCCGCCCTTTCCGCGGAGAAGCTGCGGCGCCTCGGCTGGCGCCCGGAGGTTTCGCTGGAGCAGGGGCTGCGCGAAACGTGGGAGTGGGTCCGCACCCAGTCCGCTCCCGCCCCGGAGCCCGCCGCCGCCCCCGCGCACCGCGTCCACCGCCGCGCCACGGCCGGCGTGGGGTGA
- a CDS encoding polysaccharide biosynthesis/export family protein, which yields MKRSLVLLAAALLTGAAGARAQAAAQPGWDPGRVQLNRNDLQALLASYEQAATSPAHSDRYRAQARARAESIRARLQEGDVQPGDEVVLLVEGQAALTDTFTVREGTVLFLPQIGDVPLHGLLRSEVEGRLREHLSRYLRNPVVRARPLVRVSVEGEVRNPGWYVVPADALVSDVLMLAGGPQGNTSTARLRIERGGTPVWSGPILSEALAQGRTLDAMGIHPGDRFYLPAKPTSPVGAAVRSIPVLLSLVFAASQL from the coding sequence ATGAAGCGATCCCTCGTCCTCCTGGCCGCCGCGCTCCTCACCGGCGCCGCAGGCGCACGGGCGCAGGCGGCCGCGCAGCCCGGGTGGGACCCCGGCCGCGTGCAGCTGAACCGCAACGACCTGCAGGCGCTGCTGGCCAGCTACGAGCAGGCCGCCACCTCGCCGGCGCACAGCGACCGCTACCGCGCCCAGGCCCGCGCCCGCGCCGAGTCCATCCGCGCGCGGCTGCAGGAGGGCGACGTGCAGCCGGGCGACGAGGTGGTGCTGCTGGTGGAGGGGCAGGCGGCGCTCACCGACACCTTCACCGTGCGCGAGGGTACCGTCCTCTTCCTCCCGCAGATCGGCGACGTGCCGCTGCACGGGCTGCTGCGCTCCGAGGTCGAGGGGCGGCTGCGCGAGCACCTGTCGCGCTACCTGCGCAACCCGGTGGTGCGCGCGCGGCCGCTGGTGCGGGTGTCGGTGGAGGGCGAGGTGCGCAACCCCGGCTGGTACGTGGTGCCGGCGGACGCGCTCGTTTCGGACGTGCTGATGCTGGCGGGGGGCCCGCAGGGGAACACCTCCACCGCGCGGCTGCGCATCGAGCGCGGCGGCACGCCGGTGTGGTCGGGGCCCATCCTGAGCGAGGCGCTGGCGCAGGGGCGCACGCTGGACGCCATGGGGATCCACCCGGGCGACCGCTTCTACCTTCCCGCCAAGCCCACGAGCCCGGTTGGGGCCGCGGTGCGGTCCATCCCGGTGCTGCTGTCGCTGGTCTTCGCGGCGTCGCAGCTCTGA
- a CDS encoding GGDEF domain-containing response regulator, with the protein MAGLPTSPARPPTVLVCGNTEWLARSFESILAPYGCTVARASDHDQAWARFDELHPDVVLLEAEHGMDGVEPLCRTLRAHPRLGSSTPVLVVSAGALSRVDRLAAMRAGAWDAFGFPLDPEELVLKVRALAAVRREVVEAEERGLLDAPSGLYNARGLARRAQEMVAEAYRNQRPLACITFHAEPDGPEGAERDGRADALAELLRLAGRTSDVIGRLHRGEFAVLAPATGWEGAERLARRVCGTVQRELERSGAAEVRVYSGRFAIDGAGQPRVQAADLLANAAEDLHAALSALGGNGNGKGKKNGQGNGSAHADAPAPPPAQAATLPAPPAAA; encoded by the coding sequence ATGGCCGGACTTCCGACTTCCCCCGCACGCCCCCCCACCGTGCTGGTATGCGGCAACACGGAATGGCTCGCGCGTTCGTTCGAGAGCATCCTGGCGCCGTACGGCTGCACGGTGGCGCGGGCCTCCGACCACGACCAGGCCTGGGCACGCTTCGACGAGCTGCACCCCGACGTGGTGCTGCTGGAGGCGGAGCACGGGATGGACGGTGTGGAGCCGCTCTGCCGCACGCTGCGGGCGCACCCGCGGCTGGGCTCCAGCACGCCGGTGCTGGTGGTGTCGGCGGGCGCCCTGTCGCGCGTGGACCGCCTGGCCGCCATGCGTGCCGGCGCGTGGGACGCGTTCGGGTTTCCGCTGGACCCCGAGGAGCTGGTGCTGAAGGTGCGCGCGCTGGCCGCGGTGCGCCGCGAGGTGGTGGAGGCCGAGGAGCGCGGGCTGCTGGACGCGCCCAGCGGGCTGTACAACGCGCGCGGGCTGGCGCGGCGGGCCCAGGAGATGGTGGCCGAGGCGTACCGCAACCAGCGTCCGCTGGCGTGCATCACCTTCCACGCGGAGCCGGATGGGCCCGAGGGCGCGGAGCGCGACGGCCGCGCCGACGCGCTGGCCGAGCTGCTGCGGCTGGCCGGGCGCACCTCGGACGTGATCGGGCGGCTGCACCGCGGCGAGTTCGCGGTGCTGGCGCCGGCCACGGGATGGGAGGGCGCCGAGCGGCTGGCCCGGCGCGTGTGCGGCACCGTGCAGCGCGAGCTGGAGCGCTCGGGCGCGGCGGAGGTGCGCGTGTACAGCGGGCGCTTCGCCATCGACGGCGCGGGGCAGCCGCGGGTGCAGGCGGCCGACCTGCTGGCCAACGCCGCCGAGGACCTGCACGCGGCGCTCAGCGCGCTGGGCGGCAACGGGAACGGCAAGGGGAAGAAGAACGGCCAGGGGAACGGCAGCGCGCACGCCGACGCCCCGGCACCCCCGCCCGCCCAGGCCGCCACGCTCCCCGCGCCGCCGGCGGCCGCGTAG
- a CDS encoding polysaccharide biosynthesis tyrosine autokinase codes for MQNLPVPAPLLTPIPERIRPGLSSLEDGPRRTRNTGLQRLAATLYRFRWILPVPVALGVGAGLLVARHAHPDYAARSTVWIDSDGGNLGVRDGGPLRSPELLRSQAWVELLRSYTVLDPVVRSEKLYLDTPTRGAAPVFADFQLAERFRPGEYRLSLENGGRRYRLATRGGATVEVGNAGGAVGATVGFRWHPDVAALRRAGKVDFTVVTPRDAAVRLGTEVVTHMAENGNFLRLELSGKDPERIASTLNTLTDRYVTVAGDLKRSRLQELERILGEQLGYAAGSLAREESALQGFRVRTITLPADRGSPVTPGLEVTQNPVLSNYFSLNMEREQIQRDRDDLARALTQDAASVGAVEAIPSVQKSSALVQALTELTAKRAELRAMSGQFTDLYVPLQKVREQVTTLERSTIPGLASRLDAELAGRQHAIDGLISSASTQLRGIPPRAIEEARLTRRVEIAEDLYKLLQQRHEEARLSAVTTIPDVRVLDKATVPYSPSRDPRLQWILLFSLGGLAVGVLGAVLYDKANPRLAYPEQVTEGLGLPILGAIPRARVVTSGPRPASPPPELPEAFRALRLGLVHASGAAGPLVVTITSPGSGDGKSFVSANLALTFAEQGHRVLVIDADLRRGTLHRVLGCERKPGLSDYLAGTATRADVVQRTPYEGVHLIAGGTRAGRGPEMLSTPAMAELVADLRSAYRVILIDSPPIGACVDPLVLATLTRDMVLVLRNGATDRQLAEWNLDLVDRLPIRVLGAVINGISPKGAYRAYRYLKGYDYQVLPEDAGADVPRLQTV; via the coding sequence ATGCAGAACCTTCCCGTGCCGGCCCCGCTCCTCACGCCGATCCCCGAACGCATCCGCCCCGGCCTGTCGTCGCTGGAAGACGGCCCCCGCCGGACGCGCAACACCGGGCTGCAGCGGCTGGCGGCCACCCTCTACCGCTTCCGCTGGATCCTGCCCGTGCCCGTGGCGCTGGGCGTGGGCGCGGGGCTCCTGGTGGCCCGGCACGCGCACCCCGACTACGCGGCGCGCTCCACCGTGTGGATCGACTCCGACGGCGGCAACCTGGGGGTGCGCGACGGCGGCCCGCTGCGCTCGCCCGAGCTGCTGCGCTCGCAGGCGTGGGTGGAGCTGCTGCGCTCGTACACGGTGCTGGACCCGGTGGTGCGCAGCGAGAAGCTGTACCTCGACACGCCCACGCGCGGCGCGGCGCCGGTGTTCGCCGACTTCCAGCTGGCCGAGCGCTTCCGCCCCGGCGAGTACCGCCTGAGCCTGGAGAACGGCGGCCGCCGCTACCGCCTGGCCACGCGCGGGGGCGCCACCGTGGAGGTGGGGAACGCGGGCGGGGCGGTGGGCGCCACGGTGGGCTTCCGCTGGCACCCGGACGTGGCGGCGCTGCGCCGCGCGGGGAAGGTGGACTTCACCGTCGTGACGCCCCGCGACGCGGCGGTGCGGCTGGGGACGGAAGTCGTCACCCACATGGCCGAGAACGGCAACTTCCTGCGGCTGGAGCTGTCGGGGAAGGACCCGGAGCGCATCGCCTCCACGCTGAACACGCTCACCGACCGCTACGTGACCGTGGCGGGCGACCTGAAGCGCTCGCGGCTGCAGGAGCTGGAGCGCATCCTGGGCGAGCAGCTGGGGTACGCGGCCGGCTCGCTGGCGCGCGAGGAGTCGGCGCTGCAGGGCTTCCGCGTGCGCACCATCACCCTTCCCGCCGACCGCGGCTCGCCGGTCACGCCGGGGCTCGAGGTCACGCAGAACCCGGTGCTGTCGAACTACTTCTCGCTGAACATGGAGCGCGAGCAGATCCAGCGCGACCGCGACGACCTGGCGCGCGCGCTCACGCAGGACGCGGCCTCGGTGGGTGCGGTGGAGGCCATTCCCTCGGTGCAGAAGTCGTCCGCGCTGGTGCAGGCGCTGACCGAGCTGACCGCCAAGCGCGCCGAGCTGCGGGCCATGAGCGGGCAGTTCACCGACCTGTACGTGCCGCTGCAGAAGGTGCGCGAGCAGGTGACCACGCTGGAGCGCTCCACCATCCCCGGGCTGGCCTCGCGGCTCGACGCCGAGCTGGCCGGGCGGCAGCACGCCATCGACGGGCTCATCTCCTCGGCCTCCACGCAGCTGCGCGGCATCCCCCCGCGCGCCATCGAGGAGGCGCGGCTCACGCGGCGGGTGGAGATCGCCGAGGACCTGTACAAGCTCCTGCAGCAGCGCCACGAGGAGGCGCGCCTCTCCGCGGTGACGACGATCCCCGACGTGCGGGTGCTGGACAAGGCGACCGTGCCCTACTCGCCCAGCCGCGACCCGCGGCTGCAGTGGATCCTCCTCTTCTCGCTGGGCGGGCTGGCGGTGGGCGTGCTGGGGGCCGTGCTGTACGACAAGGCCAACCCGCGGCTGGCCTATCCCGAGCAGGTCACCGAGGGGCTGGGGCTGCCCATCCTGGGCGCCATCCCCCGCGCCCGCGTGGTCACGTCGGGGCCGCGCCCGGCCTCGCCGCCGCCGGAGCTTCCCGAGGCCTTCCGCGCGCTGCGGCTGGGGCTGGTGCACGCCAGCGGCGCCGCGGGCCCGCTGGTGGTCACCATCACCAGCCCCGGGAGCGGCGACGGCAAGTCGTTCGTCTCGGCCAACCTGGCGCTCACCTTCGCCGAGCAGGGGCACCGCGTGCTGGTGATCGACGCGGACCTGCGCCGCGGCACGCTGCACCGCGTCCTGGGGTGCGAGCGCAAGCCGGGGCTGAGCGACTACCTGGCGGGGACCGCGACCCGGGCCGACGTGGTGCAGCGCACCCCGTACGAGGGCGTGCACCTGATCGCCGGGGGCACGCGGGCCGGGCGCGGGCCGGAGATGCTGAGCACGCCGGCCATGGCCGAGCTGGTGGCCGACCTGCGCTCCGCCTACCGGGTGATCCTGATCGACAGCCCGCCGATCGGCGCCTGCGTGGACCCGCTGGTGCTGGCCACGCTCACGCGCGACATGGTGCTGGTGCTGCGCAACGGCGCCACCGACCGGCAGCTGGCCGAGTGGAACCTGGACCTGGTGGACCGGCTGCCGATCCGCGTGCTGGGCGCCGTCATCAACGGCATCTCGCCCAAGGGCGCGTACCGCGCGTACCGGTACCTGAAGGGCTACGACTACCAGGTGCTCCCCGAGGACGCCGGCGCCGACGTGCCGCGCCTGCAGACGGTCTGA
- a CDS encoding sigma-54 dependent transcriptional regulator, producing MPDPVTSTAVPAPAEGAASISLLLVEDEYTLRDSCANVLRLDGYTVTACAHGREAVQTLARRAFDVALVDLYLDDLSGLEVLAACLQANPRCLVVVMTGSPSVDSSVEALRQGAWDYLPKPFSATHLQILVGRAARAVAEARAEEALRSAAESGGPRQSHSRAITLLGRSPAFVRAVELARRVAQTDASVFITGESGTGKEMIAQFIHSESRRAQRAMVAVNCAALPESLLESEMFGHVKGAFTGAIRDKVGLLEAADGGTFFLDELTEMTQTIQAKLLRVLQDGIVRRVGSETTDATVDVRVIAATNRDPSEATDTGVLRRDLYYRLSVVPIYLPPLRERPEDVPLLAEHFLGFYWRRHREAGAPAPRLSPAAVSLLQARPWRGNVRELQNLMEHTVVLVAPGAEVHPDDIPFRDDSPRGGRPRAGAEPQPYALVGDEPYHSARDRVLAEFERMYLMSLVERAGANMSRAAKIAGVDRTTLYRLMEKHGLHRDTAIRVD from the coding sequence ATGCCCGATCCCGTGACCTCCACCGCCGTACCCGCGCCCGCCGAAGGCGCGGCCTCCATCTCCCTCCTGCTGGTCGAGGACGAGTACACGCTGCGCGACAGCTGCGCCAACGTGCTGCGGCTGGACGGCTACACGGTCACGGCGTGCGCCCACGGCCGCGAGGCGGTGCAGACGCTGGCGCGGCGCGCCTTCGACGTGGCGCTGGTGGACCTGTACCTGGACGACCTGTCGGGGCTGGAGGTGCTGGCGGCCTGCCTGCAGGCCAACCCGCGCTGCCTGGTGGTGGTGATGACCGGCAGCCCCAGCGTGGACTCGAGCGTCGAGGCGCTGCGGCAGGGCGCGTGGGACTACCTGCCCAAGCCCTTCTCGGCCACCCACCTGCAGATCCTGGTGGGGCGCGCCGCCCGCGCGGTGGCCGAAGCGCGCGCCGAGGAGGCGCTGCGCTCGGCGGCCGAAAGCGGCGGCCCGCGGCAGAGCCACAGCCGCGCCATCACCCTGCTGGGGCGCTCGCCGGCCTTCGTGCGGGCGGTGGAGCTGGCCCGCCGGGTGGCGCAGACCGACGCCTCGGTGTTCATCACCGGCGAGAGCGGCACGGGCAAGGAGATGATCGCGCAGTTCATCCACTCCGAGAGCCGGCGCGCGCAGCGGGCCATGGTGGCGGTGAACTGCGCCGCGCTTCCCGAGAGCCTGCTGGAGTCGGAGATGTTCGGCCACGTGAAGGGCGCCTTCACCGGCGCCATCCGCGACAAGGTGGGGCTGCTGGAGGCGGCCGACGGGGGCACGTTCTTCCTGGACGAGCTGACGGAGATGACGCAGACGATCCAGGCCAAGCTCCTGCGCGTGCTGCAGGACGGGATCGTGCGCCGGGTGGGAAGCGAGACCACCGACGCCACGGTGGACGTGCGGGTGATCGCCGCCACCAACCGCGACCCGTCCGAGGCCACCGACACCGGCGTGCTGCGGCGCGACCTGTACTACCGGCTGAGCGTGGTTCCCATCTACCTCCCGCCGCTGCGCGAGCGTCCGGAAGACGTGCCGCTGCTGGCCGAGCACTTCCTGGGCTTCTACTGGCGCCGCCACCGCGAGGCCGGGGCGCCGGCGCCGCGCCTGTCGCCCGCCGCGGTGTCGCTGCTGCAGGCGCGCCCCTGGCGCGGCAACGTGCGCGAGCTGCAGAACCTGATGGAGCACACGGTGGTGCTGGTGGCGCCCGGCGCCGAGGTGCACCCCGACGACATCCCCTTCCGCGACGACTCGCCGCGCGGCGGGCGGCCGCGCGCGGGCGCCGAGCCGCAGCCGTACGCGCTGGTGGGCGACGAGCCCTACCACAGCGCGCGCGACCGCGTGCTGGCCGAGTTCGAGCGGATGTACCTGATGTCGCTGGTGGAGCGCGCGGGGGCCAACATGTCGCGCGCGGCCAAGATCGCCGGCGTGGACCGCACCACGCTCTACCGGCTGATGGAAAAGCACGGGCTGCATCGCGACACCGCGATCCGCGTGGACTGA